In Cyclobacteriaceae bacterium, the DNA window CCTTCGCACAATTGGTAGAATACCCTGTTGCCTCACATCAAGTACGTTCCGTTAATAGTGGTGCCCGAACTCAATCCGCCGGTCCATTGATCCTTCCCTTCTGGGATGATTTTTCCTACTCCGATTCTAAAACACAACCCGACGTTAATCTTTGGAAAGAAGGAACTTCTGTTTTACTTAATAACGGGATTGGCATTAACGCCCCTTCAAAAAACTGTGTGACCTTTGATGGAACTGATTCACAGGGAAAGACCTATAGCATTAACGATGTTCTTGCCAAGGGCTACGCAGACAGTCTTGTTTCACTTCCCATCAGAATGGATCTGGTGGATCCGGCATTACGCCCTACGGTCTACTTCAGTTTCTTCTATCAGGCAAAAGGCCTGGGAGAAGTTCCTGATCCTGGAGATCTGCTTATTCTTTCTTTTAAAAATTCAGATGGAAAATGGGAAGTCGTTTACTCCGTTGAAAACAGTATTAATATTGATCCCTCTACTTTTTATCAGGTGATCATTCCTGTAGCTGACAACAAGTTTTACCATAACGATTTCCAATTCAGATTTCAGAACAAGGCGCGTCTATCCGGTGCATACGACACCTGGAATGTAGATTATGTCTATCTCAATACCAATCGCAATGCGACGGATACTTTCTATCCTGACAGAACGATTTCCTCTTCCCTCACATCTTTATTTGAAAATTACTTTTCTGTTCCCTCAAAGCACTTTCTTCAGAATCCAACTTCATTCCTTAAAAAGCCTTCCGTCTATTTATATAATTTACAACAAGGCGCCCCACAAACGCTTAGTTACTCAAGTATTGCAACCATTACAAAAAAATATAACGCTGTAGAAACAACCACTCTTTATAAACTTGACTCCGCACAAGAACCCGGCGGAGGAGCAGTTTTGAATTCATTACAATTCTTTAATCTTACGCTTAACAAAATTCCGCCAGCTAGCGCGTTTACAGGACCAGCAGAATCTTTCAAGATCAACTTCAGGCTTAATGTTCTTGTAAAAGATAACATCCCTATGCCGGCAGGCGATTATGACATAAAGTATAGTCCGATTGATTTTAGAACCAACGACACTACCAGAACGGTCTATACATTATCAAACTACTACGCTTATGATGATGGTCAGGCAGAATACGCCGCAGGTATCAGTCAATCCGGAGCTTATGTGGCATTTAAATATCTCTTCAAGAGTAATCAGTTTGACACACTGTCATCTGTTGATATCTATTTTCCCCAGTTTGGTGACAATTCCAGTCAGTCAGTCCTGTTGCAGATCCGAAAAGATCTTAGTGACGCCCCCGGTTCTATACTTTATCAAAGCACAATTCAGGTAAACCGGACAACACAAAATCTTTTTACAAACTATAAGCTCGCCCCTGCAGTTATCATCAACAGTGATTTTTATGTAGGCTGGAAATTAACATCCAATGCTTCTATCCTCGCCGGACTGGACAAGAATACTGATAACGGAGACAAGCTTTATTACAATACGAACGGTTCGTGGATTCAGAATACTACAGTTAAAGGAAGCATGATGGTCAGACCAGTATTCGGTAAAGGGGTACCTGATCCAGTTTCAGGATTGGAGACCGTGATCTACGATCCTATCTATCCCAATCCTACTGAAAGAGTCTGCTACCTGCCAGCGGGTGCTGAATTTGTATTTGCCATTGATATTACCGGTCGGAAAGTGGAGACAGAGATTGCTGATCTCTCCGATCGCAAGTCTCTCACGTTTCTAACTTCCCATTCAGGACTTGTTCTTATTCGCTATAGCCTGGGTGGCAAACTGCACACCGAAAAGATCATGGTGAAGGCGCAGTAGATAAAATCAATTCAATCGGCGCCGGCGTAAAGGAGATTACAAATACAAATAGCGCAAACCATCCAAGAATTTTTCTATTCATTGTCAAAGGTTCTTCTATCTCAGAACGAGGGTGCATTACACCCACGAATCTTCCAATAATAAATGCAAAGAGCAGCCATCCGGAATATCCATGAACCTTTGGAAAGAGCATTACGATGAAATACTGCGCTGCAAATAGAATAACAGCTGTCATTAACTGATTCTGCCACTTCCATCGTAATCCTGTAAGACACAGATATAGGAATCCAATAAAGAATGGAATGGTAAAAGGAAAAGGAATATCAAAGATGAACGACAGAGGTTGTCCGGGCACAACAACTCCAAGGCCTGAATAAAACAAAAATAAAATAAAGATGGCCGAAGCAATCTTACGGTGACCATCAAAACCCATCAGGCCATACAATACATGACCTCCATCCAGTTGTCCGATAGGCAGAAGGTTGATACTGGTGAATACAAGAGAAAGAAAACCTGCGAAAAGAAATGGGTAATGGATTAATTCATGAACATTAGGAACTCTTGCGGGATCCGCAACGAATTTTTCAAAGAAAAGAAAAAGCAGATTCTTTCCCGTGATGAGATCAATTGTATTGGCTGGCAGTCCCTCACCGTAAACTGACTGAGCATAGTTCAACCCAAATTTCTCATACTCAGGATGGAATTGAAATATGTATTCCGGAGGCGGAAGAGTTGCAAAGCCATACCACAAAACTCCAAGAGCGATGACGAATCCGGCAAGGGGTCCCGCAATTCCGATATCGAAATTCTGCTTTTTGCTGTGGACCGGACTTTTTAATCTGATCACAGCACCTAACGTTCCTAACATGAACGGAAGTGGCGGCAACGGAATGTAATAAGGCAATGTTGTCCTAACCTTGTAATACCTGGCCGTGAAATAATGACCAAACTCATGAACCGTGAGGATCAACATAAATGGAATGGAGTACGGCATGCCATTCACAAAATCCTGCCACGTGAAATCATGGTTGATGGCGGTTATCGGAATAAACCCAAGAACAATTTTCTCGATATAAATTAAGAATTTGGAATACACCCATGAGGTGCCTGCCAGAGTTGTCGTAATGAACGTAAGGATAAAAAGACCAAGATGAAGGAGAATTTCCTTTCGCGATAGTTCCATGATATAAGTCTAAAAAATTGCGTTCCGAATAACCGGCTACGCTCAATATTGTTAAAGTTTAAAAATAATTATCGATTAGTGCTCACTACTTAATAATCTGAACCCAATTTTTACAAGTAGCCTCCCCTTCTATTACTACTTCATAATAATAGGTGCCGGCGGACAAATTCTCTGCACCCCAGTTATCACGATAATTAGGATTTTCATACACCAACCCACCCCAGCGATCATACACAGTGAAAGAAACATTTTTACCAGTTTGAGAAATCAATTGGTCACCAAATTTGATCTTAAAGGTGTCATTCAGTCCTGGCGAAGATCCAGGCGTTATAACATTTGGAACGAATAGTGTTAAGGATGGAAACTGTACCTCTTCATAATATGTACAGAATTCTTTTTTCCCCACGACCCTGACGTTATATATCCCATCCTTGTCAAAACTGTGTATCGCTTGCTTTTGCTCAGAAGTATTACCATCGCCAAAATCTAAATACGTTTCTTCCTCTTCATCACTGAGGTTAATCAGTTTAGCTTTCGCCCTCGTAAGGCAATCATACACTTTTGAAACTTCAAACTTGAGGTCGATGCCAGGAACCACCTTTATGTTGACTGTGTCTTTGACAACGCATCCATTGATGTCGGTAACGTCAACAAAATATCGGGTTGTGTCAAGTGGCGTAACAGTAGGTGTCGCCTGATTTGATATGAACTTTCTGTCCTTATCAAGCCATTGGTACATCACTCCTCCACTCGCTGTCAACTGGACAGGTGCATCTTTACAAGCAATTTGATCCGGCCCGCCCCTTCCCAACGGAGGTATTACCGTAATCACCGTTGATGTTGAATCACTGCCAATGCATGTACCAGTATCTATTGCTTTCAACTTCACAGTATAAGGGCCAGTTGCAGTATACTGATGTGTGATGGCAGAGGTATCGGTTTTGATGATGTTGGGTCCGTCACCAAGATTCCAGATGAATCTCTCCCCTCCGATGCTCCTGTTTTGAAAAACGATTTTGTCTCCCAGGCATACGCGACTGATACCAGGTGAATTCAACTTGATATTATTGGTTTGAATGCGGGCTTTCAAGGAAGACAAGTCAAACTTAAAAGCAGCATTATTACAGTTCGTACTTCGGTTGGTTCTTGACCATGCACCAGGAGTGGTGGGGAAATCTGAAGATGGGCCACCAACAAAAGCGGCGCATCCG includes these proteins:
- a CDS encoding site-2 protease family protein; amino-acid sequence: MELSRKEILLHLGLFILTFITTTLAGTSWVYSKFLIYIEKIVLGFIPITAINHDFTWQDFVNGMPYSIPFMLILTVHEFGHYFTARYYKVRTTLPYYIPLPPLPFMLGTLGAVIRLKSPVHSKKQNFDIGIAGPLAGFVIALGVLWYGFATLPPPEYIFQFHPEYEKFGLNYAQSVYGEGLPANTIDLITGKNLLFLFFEKFVADPARVPNVHELIHYPFLFAGFLSLVFTSINLLPIGQLDGGHVLYGLMGFDGHRKIASAIFILFLFYSGLGVVVPGQPLSFIFDIPFPFTIPFFIGFLYLCLTGLRWKWQNQLMTAVILFAAQYFIVMLFPKVHGYSGWLLFAFIIGRFVGVMHPRSEIEEPLTMNRKILGWFALFVFVISFTPAPIELILSTAPSP